In one Rattus rattus isolate New Zealand chromosome 16, Rrattus_CSIRO_v1, whole genome shotgun sequence genomic region, the following are encoded:
- the LOC116885774 gene encoding 40S ribosomal protein S15a-like, protein MVRMNVLADALKSINNAEKRGKRQVLIRPCSKVIVRFLTVMMKHGYIGEFEIIDDHRAGKIVVNLTGRLNKCGVISPRFDVQLKDLEKWQNNLLPSQQFGFIVLTTSAGIMDHEEAR, encoded by the coding sequence ATGGTGCGAATGAATGTTCTGGCAGATGCTCTCAAGAGCATCAACAACGCGGAGAAGAGGGGCAAACGCCAGGTCCTCATCAGGCCGTGTTCCAAAGTCATCGTTCGGTTCCTAACTGTGATGATGAAGCATGGCTACATTGGTGAATTCGAGATCATTGATGATCACAGAGCTGGGAAGATTGTTGTGAACCTCACAGGAAGGTTGAACAAGTGTGGAGTTATAAGCCCTAGATTTGATGTTCAACTCAAAGACCTAGAGAAGTGGCAGAACAATCTGCTCCCATCACAGCAGTTTGGTTTCATTGTGCTGACAACCTCGGCTGGCATCATGGACCATGAAGAGGCAAGATGA